In Sander lucioperca isolate FBNREF2018 chromosome 12, SLUC_FBN_1.2, whole genome shotgun sequence, one DNA window encodes the following:
- the LOC116062202 gene encoding dysbindin-like isoform X2, translating to MSSTGSTNHNKRLASEKDNSQRVLDNDSAQHLKLKERHRFFEEVYQHDVDNYLPSAHLQVDCRKPPMGSISSMEVNVDVLEQMDLMDFSDQEALDVFLNSGSGADEGALASPLPEDEEEDEEDEDAEVVYRERAPLKRQDEVQRGSKSRMSSTSSGSSDTSGGGIDTPVIQSDDEEVHADTLLLTSVPHTRDEETEEEDEEERCLVTKS from the exons CGGAGAAAGACAACTCTCAGCGGGTTTTGGACAATGATTCTGCTCAGCACCTGAAGCTGAAGGAAAGACACCGCTTTTTTGAAGAGGTCTACCAGCATGACGTGGACAACTACCTGCCCTCTGCTCACCTGCAGGTCGACTGCAGGAAAC CCCCCATGGGAAGTATCTCTTCTATGGAGGTAAATGTGGATGTCCTGGAGCAGATGGACCTGATGGACTTCTCTGACCAGGAGGCCCTGGACGTGTTCCTCAACTCAGGCTCAGGAGCAGATGAGGGAGCGCTGGCATCTCCACTACCAG AGGACGaagaagaggatgaggaggatgaagatGCGGAGGTTGTGTACAGGGAGCGCGCACCTTTGAAACGGCAAGATGAAGTTCAACGCGGCTCAAAGTCACGCATGTCCTCTACATCATCGGGTTCCAGCGATACCAGCGGGGGCGGAATCGACACACCCGTGATCCAGTCAGACGATGAAGAAGTCCATGCCGACACTCTGCTGCTAACCTCTGTTCCCCATACCAGGGATGAAGAAacagaggaggaagacgaggaggaAAGATGCCTTGTAACTAAATCTTAA
- the LOC116062202 gene encoding dysbindin-like isoform X1 produces MSSTGSTNHNKRLASEKDNSQRVLDNDSAQHLKLKERHRFFEEVYQHDVDNYLPSAHLQVDCRKPPMGSISSMEVNVDVLEQMDLMDFSDQEALDVFLNSGSGADEGALASPLPGAEDEEEDEEDEDAEVVYRERAPLKRQDEVQRGSKSRMSSTSSGSSDTSGGGIDTPVIQSDDEEVHADTLLLTSVPHTRDEETEEEDEEERCLVTKS; encoded by the exons CGGAGAAAGACAACTCTCAGCGGGTTTTGGACAATGATTCTGCTCAGCACCTGAAGCTGAAGGAAAGACACCGCTTTTTTGAAGAGGTCTACCAGCATGACGTGGACAACTACCTGCCCTCTGCTCACCTGCAGGTCGACTGCAGGAAAC CCCCCATGGGAAGTATCTCTTCTATGGAGGTAAATGTGGATGTCCTGGAGCAGATGGACCTGATGGACTTCTCTGACCAGGAGGCCCTGGACGTGTTCCTCAACTCAGGCTCAGGAGCAGATGAGGGAGCGCTGGCATCTCCACTACCAGGTG CAGAGGACGaagaagaggatgaggaggatgaagatGCGGAGGTTGTGTACAGGGAGCGCGCACCTTTGAAACGGCAAGATGAAGTTCAACGCGGCTCAAAGTCACGCATGTCCTCTACATCATCGGGTTCCAGCGATACCAGCGGGGGCGGAATCGACACACCCGTGATCCAGTCAGACGATGAAGAAGTCCATGCCGACACTCTGCTGCTAACCTCTGTTCCCCATACCAGGGATGAAGAAacagaggaggaagacgaggaggaAAGATGCCTTGTAACTAAATCTTAA